A single window of Oncorhynchus keta strain PuntledgeMale-10-30-2019 chromosome 34, Oket_V2, whole genome shotgun sequence DNA harbors:
- the LOC118366826 gene encoding dehydrogenase/reductase SDR family member 12-like has protein sequence MSFYRNAVWFVKGLQEYTKSGYEAAAKQFNTGDLDVNLSGRSFVITGANSGIGKATAHEIAKRGGIVHLVCRNKERAQEAKEELVEHSKNQNVHVHIVDMSSARQVWEFAESFSKTNSIHVLINNAGCMVNQKELTEEGVEKNFATNTLGTFILTTALIPALKQAQDPRVITVSSGGMLVQKMNVDDLQSEKGTFDGTMAYAQNKRQQVILTERWASQHKEIHFSSMHPGWADTPAVQLSMPDFHAKMKNKLRTESMGADTVVWLAVSAVASNQPSGLFFQDRMAVPTHLPLALSRSSPADEEKLQAILEQLAHKFKP, from the exons ATGTCGTTTTACAGAAACGCCGTTTGGTTCGTTAAAGGACTTCAAGAATACACAAA AAGCGGATATGAAGCAGCAGCTAAGCAGTTTAATACTGGGGACCTGGACGTAAACCTGAGTGGCAGGTCTTTTGTTATCACTGGGGCCAACAGCGGCATTGGAAAAGCTACAGCCCATGAAATAGCCAAAAGAG GAGGGATTGTCCACCTGGTGTGTCGTAACAAGGAACGGGCACAGGAGGCAAAGGAGGAGCTGGTGGAACATAGTAAAAACCAG AATGTCCATGTTCACATCGTTGACATGTCCAGTGCAAGACAAGTGTGGGAGTTTGCAGAGAGCTTCTCAAAAACCAACAGCATTCATGTACTG ATCAACAATGCAGGGTGTATGGTAAACCAGAAAGAGCTGACAGAGGAAGGTGTAGAGAAGAACTTTGCTACTAACACTCTCG GTACCTTCATCCTAACCACAGCGTTGATACCAGCCCTGAAACAGGCACAGGACCCACGAGTG atCACAGTGTCTTCAGGGGGCATGCTGGTCCAGAAGATGAATGTAGACGACCTGCAGTCTGAGAAGGGGACGTTCGACGGCACTATGGCCTACGCTCAAAATAAA AGACAACAGGTGATACTGACCGAGAGATGGGCGTCCCAGCATAAAGAGATCCATTTCTCATCAATGCACCCTGGCTGGGCTGATACTCCAG CTGTCCAGTTGTCCATGCCTGACTTCCATGCTAAGATGAAGAACAAGCTGCGTACGGAGTCCATGGGGGCCGACACGGTGGTGTGGCTGGCTGTCTCAGCAGTGGCCTCCAACCAGCCCAGTGGACTCTTCTTCCAGG ACCGAATGGCGGTGCCCACACACCTTCCGCTGGCTTTATCCAGGTCCTCTCCGGCCGATGAGGAGAAGCTGCAGGCAATATTGGAGCAGCTCGCACACAAGTTCAAACCTTGA